A genome region from Chloroflexota bacterium includes the following:
- a CDS encoding ferric reductase-like transmembrane domain-containing protein gives MTWFKSNWRWAALNLFAVSVLTVVLTQGSTDWSATHTFDPELESGKWALRFLLICLAMTPLNLYFGWNSASKLRKPAGLWSFGFAIVHVAYYILEDQLSWLVFPTQLFILLGLLGLLVLGALAVTSNRWAMRRLGKNWKGLHRLVYFAGNAVAFHAILATTASKKLAIRDPQAVQELTIYLGVLVILLAVRIPAVRRVLTRILVLPRSHRQADLPIISIIAPYSAPEYPLQIFARAEDIPGNEFVTRLPLVKEMDDASTRHDVPATR, from the coding sequence ATGACCTGGTTCAAATCCAATTGGCGCTGGGCGGCGCTCAATCTGTTTGCGGTGTCCGTACTGACGGTCGTGTTGACGCAGGGAAGTACGGATTGGAGCGCAACTCACACCTTCGACCCTGAACTCGAGAGTGGCAAGTGGGCATTGCGTTTTCTCCTGATTTGCTTGGCGATGACTCCATTGAATTTGTATTTCGGGTGGAACAGCGCGAGCAAACTTCGCAAACCGGCGGGGTTATGGTCTTTTGGGTTTGCAATCGTTCACGTTGCGTACTATATTCTTGAGGACCAGTTATCCTGGCTAGTCTTTCCCACCCAGTTGTTTATTCTGCTGGGTCTACTGGGACTGCTTGTCCTGGGTGCGCTCGCCGTTACATCGAATCGCTGGGCGATGCGACGCCTGGGAAAAAACTGGAAGGGATTACACCGGCTAGTGTACTTTGCTGGCAACGCCGTTGCGTTTCACGCGATTCTCGCGACGACCGCGAGCAAAAAATTGGCGATCCGCGATCCGCAAGCGGTACAGGAACTCACTATCTATCTTGGCGTGTTGGTCATCCTGTTGGCGGTACGAATACCGGCGGTTCGTCGTGTACTAACCCGGATACTCGTATTGCCGCGTTCTCACCGTCAAGCCGACTTGCCAATCATTTCGATTATCGCGCCGTACAGCGCGCCAGAATACCCGCTGCAGATTTTCGCACGCGCGGAAGATATCCCAGGGAATGAATTTGTCACCAGGTTACCACTGGTGAAGGAAATGGACGACGCGTCAACCCGGCACGATGTGCCCGCGACGCGCTGA
- a CDS encoding sigma-70 family RNA polymerase sigma factor produces MNDEQTLIARAQRGDVNAYQLLVREYEQIAFRTAWLITHDEHESADAAQDAFVRAFRALNSFRLGQPFRPWILRIVANQALNRVKSQQRRTRMTERFARQALMNEETVSPEHVTVAHEQDERLLQAVGRLDSESQMIIKLRYFIELPENQVADVLQIPLGTVKSRLHRTLAKLREVIRREFPDLEPLVGE; encoded by the coding sequence TTGAACGACGAACAGACTTTGATCGCGCGCGCCCAACGCGGCGATGTAAACGCATATCAATTGCTCGTACGCGAGTACGAACAAATCGCCTTCCGCACGGCATGGCTCATTACGCACGACGAGCACGAGTCCGCCGATGCCGCGCAGGACGCGTTCGTGCGCGCCTTTCGCGCGTTGAATTCGTTTCGATTGGGTCAGCCGTTTCGTCCGTGGATTTTGCGGATCGTCGCGAATCAGGCGCTCAATCGCGTCAAGTCACAGCAACGACGCACACGAATGACGGAACGATTCGCGCGACAAGCACTGATGAATGAAGAAACGGTGTCACCTGAACATGTGACCGTCGCACACGAACAAGATGAACGCTTGCTCCAAGCGGTTGGTCGCTTGGACTCTGAGAGCCAGATGATTATCAAGCTGCGTTATTTTATTGAATTACCTGAAAATCAAGTCGCCGATGTGTTGCAGATTCCGCTGGGTACCGTTAAATCGCGATTGCACCGTACACTTGCAAAATTGCGCGAGGTGATTCGACGCGAGTTTCCCGATTTGGAGCCACTGGTCGGTGAATAG
- a CDS encoding DUF2029 domain-containing protein: MKSMSIPGISGNPLWQRWIKHLVGLILISVVSVSIAYQSRLPTKIDLARGNLLLTQGFFGPDKDAQHTFRWTGRDACIRFMNIGKATPILLYMRTNALRYQDQVYMTTITVNGTLVGSITRAGWRDWSFLITDTVSLRPEELVVGFHSAGFVLSELYPTSIDTRELGIAVHRVEIRPQWVPPNTLQDWLALLTIPSPGQLVFAMTLAVGLYWVSRILGASARLAFFSGCVIILLIAIQTAFFRLAQLEVVLLAVFVTGMVTAVRGWVGSRVGTQSQMPRRPSITALTYLKIGSVPRAIARVGVGMLLMWYVMLGIRTELNFLSVIPVPQGLLSDFNTSYLRAFQRAVAGDDPYDIRGHSPYRFIYPPPALFVIALFANIFPEELRVAMFLAVHLALLALILVGIARRYGYSLNHIWWWFPLAFAYAPLLELVHIGQINLISVFGIFLMFIYQGTAPAVAGVGMSLAILTKVTPGFFLLYLASGRSWHAISWSLVILTGALILTDLYFGWSIFSTYVDVFRNLLGEFVGTSLSLVSVLVSIGWIQQSAWQDAQYWLGLYLGVVFVISAVLSFRLGQREPLFLVLGMGSVVAAHQVHYHHYVFLLIPILVWMAWSRLRPAVVAWCFIGLTLIQVDRWYWTQNLLPHLFVHLSILAILGWQIARFLKKSELSPDSPHLH, encoded by the coding sequence ATGAAATCCATGTCCATTCCTGGGATATCTGGAAATCCGCTATGGCAGAGATGGATTAAACATCTCGTTGGTCTCATTTTGATTTCAGTTGTATCGGTCTCAATCGCCTATCAGTCGCGGCTGCCAACGAAAATTGATCTAGCGCGAGGCAATCTTCTCCTGACGCAAGGATTTTTCGGTCCGGATAAAGATGCACAACATACTTTTCGTTGGACGGGGAGAGACGCATGTATTCGGTTCATGAATATCGGGAAAGCGACGCCGATCCTTCTCTATATGCGGACGAACGCATTGCGTTATCAAGACCAAGTTTATATGACAACGATCACCGTCAACGGAACGCTGGTCGGCTCAATCACCAGGGCGGGTTGGAGAGATTGGTCTTTTTTGATCACTGACACTGTATCCTTACGTCCAGAGGAACTCGTCGTCGGTTTTCATTCAGCCGGTTTCGTTCTGAGCGAATTGTACCCGACGTCCATTGACACGCGCGAATTGGGAATCGCAGTGCACCGCGTTGAGATTCGTCCGCAGTGGGTTCCTCCAAACACGCTCCAAGACTGGCTAGCCCTTTTGACGATTCCTTCGCCAGGGCAACTGGTCTTTGCGATGACGCTCGCGGTCGGGCTGTATTGGGTGAGTCGCATTTTGGGCGCTTCGGCTCGACTGGCGTTTTTCTCCGGCTGTGTCATCATTTTGCTCATCGCAATTCAAACCGCGTTTTTCCGACTCGCGCAATTGGAGGTCGTACTACTTGCCGTGTTTGTGACGGGGATGGTTACGGCAGTGCGTGGCTGGGTTGGTTCGAGAGTGGGAACACAGTCGCAGATGCCGCGGCGACCTTCCATCACGGCATTAACGTACCTGAAGATAGGATCAGTTCCCAGGGCAATAGCCAGAGTTGGGGTAGGGATGCTCTTGATGTGGTACGTCATGCTTGGAATTCGGACCGAGTTGAATTTCCTATCCGTGATCCCAGTTCCTCAGGGACTGTTGTCTGACTTTAACACTTCTTATCTACGCGCGTTTCAACGCGCCGTGGCAGGCGACGACCCGTATGATATTCGTGGACACTCTCCATACCGCTTCATCTATCCTCCACCGGCGCTCTTTGTAATTGCTCTCTTTGCAAACATATTTCCTGAGGAACTGCGGGTCGCGATGTTCCTGGCAGTGCATCTTGCTTTGCTTGCCCTGATCCTTGTCGGAATCGCTCGGCGATATGGATACTCATTGAACCACATTTGGTGGTGGTTCCCTCTTGCATTTGCCTATGCGCCACTGTTGGAACTCGTACACATTGGACAAATCAATCTGATCAGCGTGTTCGGAATTTTCTTGATGTTCATCTACCAAGGGACTGCGCCGGCGGTTGCAGGCGTCGGAATGAGTTTGGCGATCTTGACCAAGGTAACCCCAGGATTCTTCTTGCTCTATCTGGCGAGTGGGCGCAGTTGGCACGCAATTTCTTGGAGTCTGGTCATCCTGACCGGCGCGCTCATCCTCACTGATCTCTATTTCGGCTGGAGCATTTTCAGCACATATGTGGATGTGTTCAGGAATTTGTTGGGTGAGTTTGTCGGTACTTCTCTGTCGCTCGTATCGGTCCTAGTATCTATTGGCTGGATTCAACAATCGGCATGGCAAGACGCGCAGTATTGGCTCGGCTTGTATCTGGGTGTGGTTTTCGTAATCAGCGCCGTCCTTTCATTTCGACTTGGTCAGCGCGAGCCACTGTTTCTCGTCCTTGGTATGGGATCCGTTGTGGCGGCTCACCAAGTCCATTATCACCACTATGTTTTTCTCCTGATTCCGATTCTGGTCTGGATGGCGTGGAGTCGTTTGCGCCCGGCGGTAGTTGCTTGGTGCTTTATCGGATTGACACTAATTCAGGTGGATAGATGGTATTGGACCCAGAATCTGTTGCCGCACCTTTTTGTCCATCTCAGTATCCTGGCGATTCTAGGATGGCAGATCGCCCGGTTTTTGAAGAAATCTGAATTGTCGCCAGACAGCCCACACTTACACTGA
- a CDS encoding lyase, producing MTPTRAPQITLQEYPTPRGSRPHDVAPALDGGVWYTAQGSGELGWLDPATGATRHTKLGDGSAPHGVIVGPDGAPWITDSGLNAIVRVDAKTNEVKRFPLPAERRGANLNTATFDKRGVLWFTGQGGVYGRLDPATGKVDVFDAPRGAGPYGIATTPSGEVYYASLAGSHIAHIDMQTGKATVIESPTARQGARRVWSDSRGRIWVSEWNVGQVGMYIPETKQWREWKLPGERPQAYAVFVDDQDLVWITEWSTNALVRFDPARETFQVFPHASSPANVRQILGRPGEVWGAESGVDKLVVARTR from the coding sequence ATCACGCCGACACGCGCGCCACAAATCACTCTGCAAGAATATCCGACGCCGCGCGGCTCGCGTCCGCACGATGTCGCACCCGCACTCGATGGCGGCGTGTGGTACACCGCGCAAGGTTCCGGCGAACTCGGCTGGCTCGACCCCGCGACCGGCGCGACACGCCACACCAAACTCGGCGATGGCTCCGCGCCGCACGGCGTCATCGTAGGTCCCGACGGCGCGCCCTGGATTACGGATAGCGGCTTGAACGCGATTGTCCGCGTGGATGCCAAGACAAATGAGGTCAAACGATTTCCATTGCCCGCCGAACGACGCGGCGCAAATCTCAACACCGCGACTTTCGACAAGCGCGGCGTGCTGTGGTTTACCGGGCAAGGCGGCGTGTACGGGCGACTCGACCCGGCGACCGGCAAAGTAGACGTGTTCGATGCGCCGCGCGGCGCGGGACCGTATGGCATCGCGACAACACCGAGCGGCGAGGTGTACTATGCGTCACTCGCGGGCAGTCACATCGCGCACATTGACATGCAGACCGGCAAAGCGACGGTCATCGAATCGCCGACCGCGCGACAAGGCGCGCGCCGCGTATGGTCCGATTCGCGCGGGCGAATCTGGGTGAGTGAGTGGAATGTGGGACAAGTGGGAATGTACATCCCGGAGACAAAGCAGTGGCGTGAGTGGAAATTGCCGGGCGAGCGACCACAAGCGTATGCAGTGTTTGTGGACGATCAAGACCTGGTGTGGATCACCGAATGGAGCACCAACGCGCTCGTGCGTTTTGATCCCGCGCGCGAAACGTTTCAAGTGTTTCCGCACGCGAGTTCACCCGCGAACGTCCGCCAAATCCTGGGTCGCCCAGGCGAAGTGTGGGGCGCGGAGTCGGGCGTAGACAAACTCGTCGTCGCAAGGACGCGATAA
- a CDS encoding aminotransferase class V-fold PLP-dependent enzyme has protein sequence MGNDLRELFLLRPDVVFLNHGSFGACPRPVFEEYQRWQLELERQPVEFLGRRFDDLMRQARARLAGFVNAEADDLVFVPNATTAINIVARSLRLQPGDEIVTTDHEYGAMDRTWRFLCEKNGSVYTRVPIPLPVTTGADFVERFWSAVTPRTRVVFLSQITSPTALIFPAQEICRRARARGIITMIDGAHALGQIPLDLSEIDADFYTSNAHKWLNAPKGCAFLYARRAMQARVEPLVVSWGWQSERPSASRFIDEQEWMGTRDIAAFLSIGAAIRFFHEHDWERVRDACHDLLQYAREQITALTGLPPLCPDAREWFAQMARFPLPSCDAESLKRRLYDEFRVEAPIVTWNGCPGIRVSIQGYNTRADVDALVHALAVLLPQVMR, from the coding sequence ATGGGGAATGATTTGCGCGAACTTTTTCTTTTGCGTCCCGACGTGGTGTTTCTGAATCACGGTTCGTTCGGCGCGTGCCCGCGCCCCGTGTTCGAAGAGTATCAGCGTTGGCAGTTAGAACTCGAACGCCAGCCCGTCGAATTCCTGGGTCGGCGTTTCGACGACTTGATGCGCCAAGCGCGCGCGCGTCTTGCGGGCTTTGTGAACGCGGAAGCGGACGACCTGGTGTTCGTGCCGAACGCGACGACGGCGATCAACATCGTCGCGCGTAGTTTGCGATTGCAACCTGGCGACGAAATTGTGACGACCGATCACGAGTACGGCGCGATGGATCGGACGTGGCGATTCTTGTGCGAGAAAAATGGATCAGTTTATACACGCGTGCCGATTCCGTTGCCGGTGACGACGGGCGCGGATTTTGTCGAGCGTTTCTGGTCGGCGGTCACGCCGCGCACGCGCGTCGTTTTTCTCAGTCAAATCACCTCGCCGACCGCGCTGATTTTTCCAGCGCAAGAAATTTGTCGCCGCGCGCGCGCGCGTGGCATTATCACGATGATTGACGGCGCGCACGCGCTCGGACAGATTCCGCTTGATTTGTCAGAGATTGACGCGGATTTCTACACCTCGAACGCGCACAAGTGGTTGAATGCGCCCAAGGGTTGCGCGTTCCTGTACGCGCGTCGCGCAATGCAAGCGCGCGTCGAGCCGCTCGTTGTCAGTTGGGGCTGGCAATCGGAGCGACCGAGCGCGTCGCGGTTCATTGACGAGCAAGAGTGGATGGGGACGCGCGACATTGCCGCTTTTCTCAGCATCGGCGCGGCGATTCGCTTTTTCCACGAGCACGACTGGGAACGCGTGCGCGACGCGTGTCACGACCTTTTGCAATACGCCCGCGAACAAATCACCGCGCTCACCGGCTTACCGCCGCTCTGTCCGGATGCGCGTGAATGGTTCGCGCAGATGGCAAGGTTCCCGTTGCCGTCGTGCGACGCCGAATCACTCAAGCGCCGATTGTACGACGAGTTTCGTGTCGAAGCGCCCATCGTCACGTGGAATGGTTGTCCGGGGATTCGCGTTTCGATTCAAGGATACAACACGCGCGCGGATGTGGACGCGCTTGTTCATGCGCTCGCGGTGTTGTTGCCGCAGGTGATGCGATAA
- a CDS encoding SDR family oxidoreductase, which produces MIQLGSKIALVTGGGRGLGRAIALAFADAGAEVAVASRTREQLDEVVGAIQAQGRCGLAIEADVSDSASVAKMIAQTRAEFGRIDILVNSAGVGWSEKIAEMSDETWNWVLSTNLTGVFYVCREVARVMTEQKSGSIINLASVAGAKGVSGFGAYGASKAGVINLTKTLALELARYKVRANVIAPGYFRTDMNSAVLDDPDIGPKILKRIPLRRAGDPNEIGGLAVYLASDAASFVTGEVFFISGGEMAQ; this is translated from the coding sequence ATGATTCAACTCGGCAGTAAAATCGCGCTTGTCACCGGCGGTGGGCGCGGGCTGGGGCGCGCAATCGCGCTTGCGTTCGCGGACGCGGGCGCGGAGGTCGCGGTCGCCAGCCGCACGCGCGAGCAATTGGATGAGGTCGTCGGCGCGATTCAGGCGCAAGGTCGGTGTGGCTTGGCGATTGAAGCGGATGTGAGTGATAGCGCATCGGTCGCCAAAATGATCGCGCAAACGCGCGCCGAGTTTGGACGGATTGATATTCTCGTCAACAGCGCTGGCGTGGGTTGGTCGGAGAAAATTGCGGAGATGAGCGACGAAACGTGGAACTGGGTCTTGAGCACGAATCTCACCGGCGTGTTTTACGTTTGTCGTGAGGTCGCGCGTGTGATGACCGAACAGAAATCGGGAAGCATCATTAATCTCGCGTCGGTCGCCGGCGCGAAAGGCGTGTCTGGGTTTGGCGCGTACGGCGCGAGTAAAGCCGGGGTCATCAATTTGACCAAAACGCTCGCGCTCGAACTGGCGCGTTACAAGGTTCGCGCGAATGTGATCGCGCCCGGCTATTTTCGCACTGATATGAATTCGGCGGTTCTGGACGATCCAGACATTGGACCGAAAATTCTCAAGCGCATTCCGCTGCGTCGCGCCGGTGATCCGAACGAAATTGGCGGACTGGCGGTGTACCTTGCGAGCGATGCCGCGTCGTTCGTGACCGGCGAAGTGTTTTTCATCAGCGGTGGAGAAATGGCGCAGTAA
- a CDS encoding MFS transporter: MNQSSNYPTTEPPNQSWQLLTFLFALANFLEVAVVAHFVLFTPEFLRVIGFTPDEINAWTGPIAAAGFALGIWFVPFWGVLADRHGRKPLILRSYYVEVAAMALAAISNNVWLYLVARALTGFALGNTGLMYASLTEVAPKNRVALALGLVNGSAPMGSLVGGLVGGFVIAQFGIHWLFGLDAIVSAITAILLTALYRETFTPKPTPPIFTMLGDALRAVIHSPVAVTIFAINLVSNTATFFAFPYLPVRIGELVGERAAPTAIGVTQGVAGITTLLGSAVWGALAERAGHRRLLAGLMFAVAVLFVPLYLAPDMTSLALAWALIAAINPSVSSLMFTIISLNVPAEKRGSVMSMIYLPLNVAFVVGPFTASFIARGAEVRDVFLASSFLGFVAFAIFVASMRRTDDQLV, from the coding sequence TTGAATCAATCATCTAACTACCCGACGACCGAACCACCTAACCAGTCCTGGCAACTTCTCACCTTCCTCTTCGCACTCGCGAATTTCCTCGAGGTCGCGGTTGTCGCGCATTTCGTCTTGTTCACGCCGGAATTTTTGCGCGTCATCGGTTTTACGCCGGACGAGATCAACGCGTGGACGGGACCGATTGCCGCCGCCGGTTTCGCGCTCGGCATTTGGTTCGTCCCGTTCTGGGGCGTGCTTGCGGATCGGCACGGGCGCAAGCCGTTGATCCTTCGCAGTTACTATGTCGAAGTCGCGGCGATGGCGCTCGCGGCGATTAGCAACAATGTGTGGTTGTACTTGGTCGCGCGCGCGCTCACCGGGTTTGCGCTCGGCAATACCGGGTTGATGTACGCGTCGCTCACCGAGGTCGCGCCGAAAAATCGCGTCGCGCTCGCGCTCGGACTTGTCAACGGCTCCGCGCCGATGGGTTCGCTCGTCGGCGGTCTGGTGGGCGGATTCGTTATCGCCCAGTTCGGCATCCACTGGCTTTTCGGATTGGATGCCATCGTGTCCGCGATCACCGCGATTTTGTTGACGGCGTTGTATCGCGAAACGTTCACGCCGAAACCGACGCCGCCGATTTTTACGATGCTGGGCGACGCGCTGCGCGCGGTGATTCACTCGCCGGTCGCCGTGACGATTTTCGCGATCAACTTGGTTTCGAACACCGCGACGTTTTTCGCGTTCCCGTACTTGCCGGTGCGGATTGGCGAACTCGTCGGCGAACGCGCCGCGCCGACGGCGATTGGGGTTACACAAGGCGTCGCGGGCATCACGACCTTACTCGGCTCGGCGGTGTGGGGCGCGTTGGCGGAACGCGCCGGGCATCGGCGTTTGCTCGCGGGGTTGATGTTTGCGGTGGCGGTTTTGTTCGTGCCGCTCTATCTCGCGCCGGATATGACGTCGCTCGCGCTCGCGTGGGCGTTGATCGCCGCGATCAATCCATCGGTGAGCAGTCTGATGTTCACGATCATCAGTCTCAACGTGCCCGCCGAAAAACGCGGCTCGGTGATGAGCATGATTTACTTGCCGTTGAACGTCGCGTTCGTGGTGGGACCATTCACCGCGTCATTCATCGCGCGCGGCGCAGAAGTACGCGATGTATTTCTCGCGTCGTCGTTCCTGGGATTTGTCGCGTTCGCGATTTTTGTCGCGAGCATGAGACGAACGGATGACCAGTTGGTCTAA
- a CDS encoding UvrD-helicase domain-containing protein, which yields MSSILSLISLDPTQHDAVTRRDADILVTAGAGSGKTRTLVARFLAFVEQGAPLRSLIAITFTDKAAREMRTRIRENIAYWLASEANSERALWESAFAELESARIGTIHGLCAAILRAHPAEAGIDPDFQVLDENAGAACRAQAIDAALTWAANDADATALFALLKENALRDMLTALIEKRLSARAAFAVASEPRDVWETALARAVARYTESPEVRAALTTLRDLHARGELIGNAGNKLAAQIVALLERWTRFENAEDWDARLRELFALRRENLGGSAGSKGAAKDAVKVLRETYDEALDPWLGGKNASDAMPRWQLDLRAADALPQLRRAFDTAIREYDALKAERRALDFDDLEAQTVALLENNADVRVLWQSETRAVLVDEFQDTNDFQRRIVYALSGFQNSPFAIRHSLFVVGDGKQSIYRFRGGDVTVLRRVQADLAASAGAAFNLDLTYRAHKSLVEHLNTLLEPVLGGADDPARPHAIPFSPLRAHRAEPRAGVCAPFVEFCLGVGENAAEARAATASALAARLWRLRDEERIEWGDIALLFRASTHFADYEAAFERANIPFVTVAGKGFYARPEVRDLMNALAAIADPTDDLALAGVLRSPAFALSDGALYLLRRAGETKRSFWAALRGDLTSLAPDDAARAARAREILGRAIQLAGRVSVATTLKFFLDATDYRAMLCLAPDSERPRRNVDKLLADAHTSGLTSIGEFLEYAQTLRDVEAREGEAPVQAGASVQLMTVHKAKGLEFPVVVIADAAHEPRAARSFLLDAELGPVFTVAEAQEHSVIDLIARLSDQDHADAENRRLLYVAATRAKDKLIVCGHGKRKTDGTLTLGGWLDPLGASTGLDTATIPEPLTTPIEIELSAMETSIGCLVSPLIEIENQKHRPERSEEAKIENPISNLQLPVSNFQPLISPIVAPASELADEKMRAREAEPPPRVWRIVPIAQRPRGPAWVIGKLVHEALRRWRFPDRADFHEFLFPHALAAGLTDRLEIGETISEARRLLERFQRHELYAEMNAAKRFHELPYTFQRDGQTETGVIDVLYRAGEVWHVVDFKTDDIRDEEKLKEKIAEYREQVLRYADAVRALVGAMPATQLCFLDVRGEISVVVCGKS from the coding sequence ATGTCTTCGATTCTCTCGCTCATCTCACTCGACCCGACCCAGCACGACGCGGTGACGCGCCGCGATGCCGACATTCTCGTAACTGCCGGCGCGGGGTCTGGCAAGACGCGCACACTCGTCGCGCGTTTTCTCGCGTTCGTCGAACAAGGCGCGCCGCTGCGTTCGCTTATCGCGATCACCTTCACCGATAAAGCCGCGCGCGAAATGCGGACGCGCATCCGCGAGAACATCGCGTACTGGCTCGCGTCCGAAGCGAATTCTGAGCGCGCGTTGTGGGAGTCTGCTTTTGCCGAACTCGAAAGCGCGCGCATCGGCACGATTCATGGTTTGTGCGCGGCGATCCTGCGCGCGCATCCCGCCGAAGCCGGGATTGATCCGGATTTCCAAGTGCTCGACGAAAATGCCGGCGCGGCATGTCGCGCGCAAGCGATTGACGCCGCGCTCACCTGGGCGGCAAACGACGCCGACGCCACCGCGCTGTTCGCACTTCTCAAAGAAAACGCGCTCCGCGACATGTTGACCGCGTTGATTGAAAAACGCTTGTCCGCGCGCGCGGCGTTTGCCGTCGCGAGCGAGCCGCGCGATGTTTGGGAAACTGCGCTCGCCCGCGCGGTGGCGCGGTACACCGAATCGCCCGAGGTACGCGCCGCGCTAACGACGTTGCGCGATTTGCACGCGCGTGGCGAATTGATCGGCAATGCCGGCAACAAACTCGCCGCGCAAATCGTCGCGCTCCTCGAGCGCTGGACGCGATTTGAAAATGCGGAGGATTGGGATGCGCGCTTGCGCGAACTGTTCGCGTTGCGCCGCGAAAACCTGGGAGGCAGCGCCGGCAGTAAAGGCGCGGCGAAAGACGCGGTCAAGGTTTTGCGCGAGACCTACGACGAGGCGCTCGATCCGTGGCTCGGCGGCAAGAATGCGAGCGATGCGATGCCGCGTTGGCAACTCGATCTGCGCGCGGCGGATGCTCTGCCACAACTCCGCCGCGCGTTCGATACGGCGATTCGCGAGTACGATGCGCTGAAAGCCGAACGTCGCGCGCTCGATTTTGACGATCTCGAAGCGCAGACCGTCGCGCTCCTCGAAAATAACGCGGACGTGCGCGTGCTTTGGCAATCTGAAACGCGCGCTGTCCTCGTGGACGAATTTCAAGACACGAATGATTTTCAACGCCGCATCGTCTACGCGCTCAGCGGTTTCCAAAATTCGCCATTCGCCATTCGCCATTCGCTTTTTGTTGTCGGCGATGGCAAACAAAGCATCTATCGTTTTCGCGGCGGCGATGTGACGGTGTTGCGCCGCGTGCAAGCCGATCTGGCGGCGAGCGCGGGCGCGGCGTTCAATCTCGATCTCACCTATCGCGCGCACAAATCACTCGTGGAACATTTGAATACGCTGCTCGAACCCGTCCTGGGTGGCGCCGATGACCCGGCGCGCCCCCACGCGATTCCGTTTTCGCCGTTGCGCGCGCATCGCGCGGAACCGCGCGCCGGCGTCTGCGCGCCGTTCGTCGAATTTTGTCTGGGCGTCGGAGAAAACGCGGCGGAAGCGCGCGCGGCAACTGCGAGCGCGCTTGCCGCGCGCTTGTGGCGTCTGCGCGATGAGGAACGAATCGAGTGGGGCGACATCGCGCTGTTGTTTCGCGCGTCAACGCATTTTGCGGATTATGAAGCCGCGTTCGAGCGCGCGAACATTCCATTTGTTACGGTTGCCGGCAAAGGTTTCTATGCGCGTCCCGAAGTGCGCGACCTGATGAACGCGCTCGCCGCGATTGCCGACCCGACCGACGACCTTGCGCTGGCGGGTGTGTTGCGCTCGCCGGCATTTGCCTTGAGCGATGGCGCGCTTTATCTGTTGCGGCGTGCGGGTGAAACCAAGCGATCGTTTTGGGCGGCATTGCGCGGCGATTTGACGTCGCTCGCGCCGGACGATGCAGCGCGCGCGGCGCGCGCACGCGAAATCCTGGGACGCGCGATTCAACTTGCCGGGCGCGTCTCGGTCGCCACGACGCTAAAATTTTTTCTCGACGCAACCGACTATCGCGCGATGCTGTGTCTCGCGCCGGATTCCGAACGACCGCGCCGCAACGTGGACAAATTGCTCGCCGACGCGCACACGAGCGGGCTGACGAGCATCGGCGAGTTTCTCGAGTACGCGCAAACGCTGCGCGATGTGGAAGCGCGCGAAGGCGAAGCGCCAGTCCAAGCCGGCGCATCGGTGCAATTGATGACGGTGCACAAAGCTAAGGGTTTGGAATTTCCGGTCGTCGTCATCGCGGATGCCGCGCACGAACCGCGCGCCGCACGTTCCTTTTTACTCGACGCGGAATTGGGTCCCGTCTTTACGGTCGCCGAAGCGCAAGAACATTCGGTGATAGATCTAATTGCGCGCTTGAGCGACCAGGATCACGCGGACGCCGAAAATCGTCGCTTGCTCTACGTTGCCGCGACGCGCGCGAAAGACAAACTGATCGTCTGCGGACATGGGAAACGCAAGACCGATGGCACGCTCACGCTCGGCGGCTGGCTCGATCCACTCGGCGCGTCCACTGGACTCGACACCGCGACGATTCCAGAGCCACTCACTACGCCGATCGAAATCGAATTGAGTGCGATGGAGACAAGTATCGGTTGCTTGGTCTCGCCGTTGATCGAAATCGAAAATCAAAAACATCGTCCTGAGCGAAGCGAAGAAGCGAAAATTGAAAATCCAATTTCCAACCTCCAACTTCCAGTTTCCAATTTCCAACCGCTCATCTCTCCCATCGTCGCGCCGGCGAGCGAACTGGCTGACGAAAAAATGCGCGCGCGCGAAGCCGAACCGCCGCCGCGCGTCTGGCGCATCGTGCCGATCGCGCAACGCCCGCGTGGACCTGCCTGGGTCATCGGCAAGTTGGTGCACGAAGCATTGCGGCGTTGGCGTTTCCCTGACCGCGCGGATTTCCATGAATTTCTGTTTCCGCACGCGCTCGCGGCGGGATTGACCGATCGTCTTGAAATTGGCGAAACAATTTCCGAGGCGCGACGATTACTCGAACGCTTTCAAAGGCACGAACTCTACGCGGAGATGAACGCGGCGAAACGCTTTCACGAATTGCCGTACACGTTTCAACGCGACGGTCAGACCGAGACAGGGGTGATTGACGTGTTGTATCGCGCGGGCGAAGTGTGGCACGTAGTAGATTTCAAAACCGACGATATTCGCGATGAGGAAAAGTTGAAGGAAAAAATCGCCGAGTATCGCGAGCAGGTCTTGCGTTATGCGGACGCGGTTCGCGCGCTGGTCGGCGCGATGCCGGCAACCCAGCTCTGCTTCCTCGACGTACGCGGCGAGATCAGCGTGGTGGTGTGCGGTAAAAGTTAG